A genomic stretch from Thermodesulfobacteriota bacterium includes:
- the mraY gene encoding phospho-N-acetylmuramoyl-pentapeptide-transferase: MFYLLYLLNDDSILFNVFRYITFRSFGAGVTAFLISLVLGGVFIGFLTRRQFGENIRDDGPETHKSKAGTPTMGGAFIVVAIMFSALLWTNVTSEVVWAVILFTLSYALIGFLDDWLKFTRKKGMRAREKFILQIFFAFLFVLVLMADIDGFKMSLSADKVADYPFTSVMLPFFKKAVINLGWLYLPFAVLAVVGASNGVNLTDGLDGLAIGAIIVAAGTYIVFAYLAGNAEFSKYLQIPYIPEAGELAVFLAAVGGACLGFLWYNSHPAQVFMGDVGSLALGAAIGAVALTIKQEILLIIVGGLFAAEAMSVILQVGSFKLTRKRIFRMAPLHHHFELSGWSESKVVIRFWIICLVLALFALSTLKLR; this comes from the coding sequence ATGTTTTACCTTCTTTATCTGCTGAACGACGATTCTATACTGTTCAATGTATTCAGATACATCACCTTCCGTTCGTTCGGAGCCGGGGTGACGGCATTTCTGATAAGTCTCGTCCTCGGCGGTGTTTTCATCGGGTTTCTGACCAGAAGGCAGTTCGGCGAAAATATAAGGGACGACGGCCCCGAAACGCACAAATCCAAGGCCGGGACGCCGACCATGGGCGGGGCTTTTATAGTCGTGGCAATCATGTTTTCGGCCCTCCTCTGGACCAACGTCACGAGCGAGGTCGTCTGGGCGGTGATTCTTTTTACGCTTAGCTACGCACTCATAGGGTTTTTGGACGACTGGCTCAAATTCACGAGGAAAAAGGGTATGAGGGCGAGGGAGAAATTCATCCTCCAGATATTTTTCGCCTTCCTCTTCGTCCTCGTTCTCATGGCCGACATAGACGGGTTCAAGATGTCGCTCAGCGCGGACAAGGTGGCCGATTATCCATTCACGTCGGTAATGCTGCCGTTTTTTAAAAAGGCCGTCATAAACCTCGGATGGCTTTATCTCCCGTTCGCAGTGCTCGCCGTCGTCGGTGCGTCGAACGGCGTTAACCTGACGGACGGGCTCGACGGCCTCGCGATAGGGGCCATAATCGTCGCGGCCGGGACTTATATCGTATTCGCATACCTGGCAGGTAACGCGGAATTCTCGAAGTATCTTCAGATACCCTACATCCCCGAAGCCGGCGAGCTCGCGGTTTTTCTGGCGGCAGTCGGCGGGGCGTGTCTCGGGTTTCTCTGGTATAACTCGCACCCGGCGCAGGTCTTCATGGGCGACGTCGGCTCTCTTGCGCTCGGCGCGGCCATAGGCGCTGTAGCGCTCACGATCAAGCAGGAAATACTCCTTATCATAGTAGGCGGTTTATTCGCCGCGGAGGCGATGTCCGTCATACTTCAGGTCGGGTCATTCAAGCTCACACGGAAGAGGATCTTCAGGATGGCCCCTCTTCATCATCACTTCGAGCTAAGCGGATGGTCGGAGTCGAAGGTCGTGATACGCTTCTGGATAATATGCCTCGTCCTCGCCCTGTTCGCGCTGTCGACTTTGAAGCTGAGATAA